In Erpetoichthys calabaricus chromosome 4, fErpCal1.3, whole genome shotgun sequence, one genomic interval encodes:
- the LOC127527487 gene encoding uncharacterized protein LOC127527487 encodes MSGIFYCDIGIVGRILSQKKPGWGLKTSQVGKYQGRVSGWRVRLTVRKDTVQALLQKYSTVEGTRRRGLLSAVETKGAYYVLSDERAEPPMGTKVPVKNGLTLVSQVKKIKHWKFNPDGPIQEQAMALWTQVVLCLRPCELTTYQIVQQVACYFFLQGLPDNFTQPDWGDFHSMDELIWLIKRPMTATKSRRAEWSSSGFPREYISHVKPLLHKPEPVPKSAGCLACNLSGNEVGRRWMGGERWCALTNALSVTNRGVVLLNGHKLTALFDSSSNVTIVAHRYVLPRQLTKRKTSVKCIQGEVRNYKTALCYICLDGSLRKHPPPICGSPPQPTFSCSSRAGMV; translated from the coding sequence atGTCTGGAATCTTTTATTGTGacattggcatagtcggcaggattctgtcccagaagaaaccgggatGGGGCCTAAAAACCAGCCAGGTAGGAAAGTACCAGGGCAGAGTTTCTGGATGGAGAGTGCGTCTGACGGTCAGGAAAGACACGGTGCAGGCTCTGCTCCAGAAGTACAGTACAGTAGAGGGAACTCGCAGACGTGGGCTGCTCTCTGCGGTTGAAACAAAAggggcttattatgttctctcaGATGAGAGAGCTGAGCCACCCATGGGGACCAAGGTCCCAGTTAAGAATGGGCTAACCCTAGTCTCgcaggtgaaaaaaataaaacactggaaATTCAATCCAGACGGGCCAATCCAGGAGCAGGCTATGGCTCTCTGGACCCAGGTGGTGTTGTGTCTGCGGCCATGTGAGCTCACCACCTATCAAATTGTGCAGCAGGTTGCCTGCTATTTCTTTTTGCAAGGTCTTCCTGACAACTTCACCCAGCCAGACTGGGGAGACTTTCACTCCATGGATGAGCTTATATGGCTCATAAAAAGACCAATGACAGCCACGAAGTCTAGGAGAGCGGAATGGTCCTCTAGTGGATTCCCTAGAGAGTACATCTCACATGTTAAGCCTCTTCTACATAAACCGGAGCCTGTCCCGAAGTCCGCGGGGTGCTTGGCATGCAACCTGTCTGGGAATGAGGTGGGACGTAGGTGGATGGGGGGAGAGCGTTGGTGTGCCCTTACTAACGCCCTGTCGGTAACAAATAGGGGAGTAGTGCTTCTTAATGGGCATAAACTCACGGCATTGTTTGATTCCAGTAGTAACgttaccattgttgctcaccgaTATGTCTTACCGCGACAGTTAACAAAGCGAAAGACCAGTGTTAAATGCATACAAGGAGAAGTCCGTAACTATAAAACCGCCCTGTGTTACATCTGCCTGGACGGATCGCTAAGAAAGCACCCCCCCCCCATTTGTGGCAGTCCACCCCAACCCACCTTTTCCTGTAGTTCTAGGGCAGGAATGGTCTGA